A genomic stretch from Meriones unguiculatus strain TT.TT164.6M chromosome 15, Bangor_MerUng_6.1, whole genome shotgun sequence includes:
- the Ift22 gene encoding intraflagellar transport protein 22 homolog isoform X2 — MKDAHGVVIVFNADTPSHLKEIEMWYSCFVQQQFLQDSHCMLVAHHKPGSGGDKGGLALSPPLNKLKLVHSNLEEDPEEVRAEFIRYLKSIISSLSESRDREEMLIIT, encoded by the exons ATGAAGGATGCACATGGCGTGGTGATTGTCTTCAACGCTGACACCCCCAGCCACCTGAAGGAAATCGAGATGTGGTACTCCTGCTTTGTGCAGCAGCAGTTCCTCCAGGACAGCCACTGCATGCTGGTGGCCCACCACAAACCCGGCTCAGGAGGGGACAAGGGCGGCCTGGCTCTGT CCCCGCCCCTCAACAAGCTGAAGCTGGTGCACTCCAACCTGGAGGAGGACCCCGAGGAGGTCCGCGCCGAGTTCATCAGGTACCTCAAGAGCATCATCAGCTCCCTGTCGGAGAGCAGGGACCGTGAGGAGATGCTCATCATCACCTAG